The nucleotide window TGGTGATGACAATACGAGAAGTTCTTGCATTTTGCAGGTCGAGGGTACAATAAACTAGATGCAACAACCGACGAGATAGCCGAGTTTTGACGCAGAAGGATGCGATCAGTGGGAGAAGGATCGTTGGAGTAAAATTAGCAAGTGGCTAATCTGCCTGAATTTTGATCAAGCGCTTGCCGCCTATAATGCGAATTGCGGACGCCAACGATGTTAAATGATCAGATCCCATAGAACAAGGAAGGCGCAGAGCCCCGTAGCAGCGAAGAAGGTATACCGAGCTGGACTGGCCCTGTTAGTGctcttcttgagctccttgTTACCCCTGTCGACGCCCTCGGTAGTTTCGAAAGACTCGGCAACAAGCTGGTCAATATGCGCCGATTGAGTCGTGAGATTGCTGACCAGCATGTTTTGCAGTTCGGAAATCTCGAGCAGTGATTGTTCGGCGGCTCTGTGACACAATTAGTCCCTGATGTGGACCTCGAAAGTTGTCCTGAACATGTTCCATACCTGACTTTGTCCAGTGTACTCTCAAAGTGCTTCACCATATCCTGATTCCCCTTTTCGAACATTTGTATTTGTTCATCGGTCAGGTCTTGTGTAGGCACCGCCGATTTTCCCTCATACTCATCCACAGGCAGATGAGACGTGTTCCCCTGGACCACGCTTCCGGACCGCCTCCGTGAGCCAAAGTGATTTCCAGTATCCAATCCAGTACTGCTCCTTGCCTTGGCCAACACGCTCCTATTCTTTTCCATCTCCCGCGTCAGCCTGGTCTCCATCATGGCCTGCTGCGTTCTTGCTGTCTCCTGCAGGCGTTGCCTTAGGTACCAAATAACACTCTCGCGATGTGCGCCCAGCTGACGGGCAACGGCCTCGGCAGCAGCATGTTCTTTGCTCTTGGAGCTTCCTAGCGGGCCGCCGCCAGCAGCCCAGGACCCCAATGCGCCAAGGCCGCGGGCGTACTTCTTCTGGATCAAGGCGGTCTCGGTGCTCTGGCGCAGCTGCTCGGCGTCCTCGAGGGCGCGAATGCGGGCATTGAGGTCGCGTAGCGTCGCTTTGGCATTGGCGTCGATTTCTTCACGGTCACGATCGGTAAGGTAGACTGGCTGGGAGGAGCCGTTACGAGCCGAAGTGTGGAGGTGTGTCTTGCGCGGAGCGGCAGTCGAGAGGTAGGCTTGACGGAGATTGCGAAGCTCGGAGTGTAATTGGGCAACAAGGGAGGTCTGATGATGTACGTTAGTTATTTGTTCCCAGAGAATTCCAGGAGTGAGGGAAATGGCCTACGATTCTGTAAGCCTCCTTTAGGAACTCGTCGGCGGTATCAGTGGTAAAGGGTTTCGTGGGAGGTGCATCGTGGCCTTTGAGGAGCCCGTTGAAGGTGGAGGTGAGGTCCGCCATGATATCGTTCATTAAGGATTATGACTTATGTAGTGGTGTCTTGAAGGCCACCTCGTCATGTAGGTCTCGAATCAGTGtccgaggccatcaaggtgtcACGATGTCAAAGGGAAGTTGAACTTGGAGACGGGATGATCCGAGTCCCAttgcttgctgctgccgcaTGCTGTACGTACGTAGTGTAGCTCAACGTGGCTGAAATGATGCCAAGCGATGACGGAGTGCATCGATCAGTGGCTGGTGCTTGGGGTTTGAATGCGATGTGGCTTTGGCACCCGGTCGGTCACGGTGCCTGCCAAGCTCGCCAAGATGCCAAGATGCCAAGATGCGCGCCCTGCCGTTGTGGAGCGTTTGTTGCCCCGACCGGAGCGGAAAGCGGCAAAAACGGCGCCGATGTCGTCCAACTCGGTGTTATTCTCGCCCCCATTTCGGCAACCATAAGTActttctccctttttttcctgtttTCTTCCTTATCAACCACACCGACAAGCTCACATGGAATTTGGAATTCGAACATTGATGGAACCGATATCGGGCTACCATAAACAGTGGCACAAAGctacgtacctctagtaATAGTTTACGGGAGTTGTTCGTATCGAGGAATTCGGATGGTGATGAACGGACGTTGAGTTGATCTGTTGATCACGAGCACAGTGTAAGTAAACATGACATCTCCCTCGACATAGATTGTGTGCCCTCTAGTAGTGTAGGCCAAACTGACATTGCCCAAATCCGTCTCTTCAAGCGCTCAACTGGTGATCGATCATCATGGCTGGACTGGTAATAATGCCTGGTCAAAGCAAAAGACATAAACGTGATTCATCCGCTCTCTACGTCCAGCACAACTCGTTGGCCTCCGCACACTCTGACCTGCCATCTATCTGCCTGCCCTCTGAACACTATCTATTATACAGTACGAATCGACGTGATTGGACAAGTTGTTAGTGATAAGCTTAatcaccttcctcctcggtcAAGCTTAACAACCCTCCATGATTCTCGTTTGTTTAAAGAAAGAACCAACGGAAGCCAGACCCCGAGGTAAGGCCACCACCCCTTGCGGACTGGGGATACAAGTCATGCAATGAGCTCCGGAAATAAAAAGCCTTTCAGGTATCGCCGTCCAAGCGGC belongs to Neurospora crassa OR74A linkage group IV, whole genome shotgun sequence and includes:
- a CDS encoding syntaxin, producing MNDIMADLTSTFNGLLKGHDAPPTKPFTTDTADEFLKEAYRITSLVAQLHSELRNLRQAYLSTAAPRKTHLHTSARNGSSQPVYLTDRDREEIDANAKATLRDLNARIRALEDAEQLRQSTETALIQKKYARGLGALGSWAAGGGPLGSSKSKEHAAAEAVARQLGAHRESVIWYLRQRLQETARTQQAMMETRLTREMEKNRSVLAKARSSTGLDTGNHFGSRRRSGSVVQGNTSHLPVDEYEGKSAVPTQDLTDEQIQMFEKGNQDMVKHFESTLDKVRAAEQSLLEISELQNMLVSNLTTQSAHIDQLVAESFETTEGVDRGNKELKKSTNRASPARYTFFAATGLCAFLVLWDLII